The window AGAATATTCTTTAATTATTGCTCCAAATTCCTGTAAAAGTTCTTCGTTTATCATTATGATTTAAGTCATAAGTTTATGATAGCATAAATATATAGTTTTGAATTTTTAAAACAATAAAAAATGGAATTAAAAGATATTGAAAATAGAGAAGACGTGTTTTTATTAGTATCAACTTTTTATGCTAAAATTAAAAAAGATGATTTTATTGGTCCAATTTTTTTAAAAGCAATACCAGAACCTGAATGGAATCCTCATTTAGAAAAACTGACCGATTTTTGGGAAACTAATTTGTTTTTTGCTAAGAAATATAAAGGAAATCCAATGAAAGTTCATCAAAAGTTAGATGCAGAGAATAATTATGGTATAACTCAAAAACATTTTGGAAAATGGTTAGAGTTATGGATTGTTACTTTAGATGAACTTTTTTATGGAGAAAAAGCGATAAAGGCAAAAAATAATGCTCGCAATATCGCTTTTATGTTATTTTTAAAAATGTTTCAGCATAAACCTAAAACAAATTAGCAATTTGATAAATTAATAATATAGCATTAATCTTCATGCTAATAACAAACATCCATGTTGTAAATTTAAAGGATTGTTGACTAATTACTGCCGCATTTGTAGCCATTGCTAAACTAACGGACGTCATTAAAATAAAAAGATTTACCGTGTTGTGTACAGATAAAGCCGCGGTTATTGAGCCAACACCTGTACCAATCATAATGTAGGCTAACGTTATTCCTAAGCCATTAGTTTTTTCTTTTTCAATAAAATCATTTACCCATTTAATTGGTAAAATTGTTATTGATTTTTTACGTTGTAAACTACTTGTGTGTATTGCCTGAGTGTTCATAATATGTATATTTATACTACAAATTTACACCCTATTTAAAAGTTCTTTTATGACTTAAATCATAAACTGAAAATTAGTTTCTTTGACGTTTTTCAATCAAATTTAAAATAAATTTTCCACGAGCTTTACAACCTTTACTTTCGTGAATTATTTTTGTGCTAATTAAATTCGCTAATTCTGGATGAATCCAATCTTTCTCTAATCCAAAGAAGTACAAAGAATTCATTGTGTAGGCTCTTACGGCAATTTTTTGAGGCGTAATTAACCAATCGAAACCCGTTTCAATAATTGCATCTTTATGTTCAGTAGTTAAGTGACTTTGAACTTCATTTTCTTTTTTGGAGTAGTATGCTGTTGCTAAATGTTCGCAAATTTTTGCACAAGGTCTAATTGCGCTATCAAATTTTAGGTTAGCAATATTTGTAGTAAATTCATCTAAATGTGGTAAAATCCAATTTAGATGATGATGTGTACAAATCCATTCTAAAATCCAAGCAGCTTTTATAGAAACTTTGTTTTCAACATCAAAAGTAATAGCAACCAAATCTTTAAATAAATCTTTATTTTCTAACACAATATCTGCAACCCTTTGGCGGTTTTCTCTCTTAGGATTCTCCATGTTATTAAGTTGCGTTGTTAAAAAAATAATGCTCATTTTTGGTATGGTTTGTGTATATTTACAAGTAAATTTTACAATATGATAAAGATAAAAAGTCTTTCTATTTTAAGTTTGTTTTTCTTGATTTTTTTTACAGCTGAAGGGTTTTCACAAAAAGTTGGCGATAAAGTAAATGCGGTTGATGAAAATGGAAAACGTCATGGAAATTGGAAAAAGTACTATAAAAACGGTAGACTCCGTTATACAGGAAACTTTAAAAATGGTAAAGAAGTAGGTATTTTCATGTATTTTGATATGACAAATTCCGATCAGCCAACCATAATTAAAATTTTTTCAGAAAATTCTACAATTGCTAAAGTAGAGCACCAAACATCTAAAGGTGTTTTAAAAAGTATGGGAAATATGGACGGAAGAAATAGAGTAGGGAAGTGGAAATATTTTTTCCCAAGTGGAAAAGTTTTATCTGAAGAAAACTATGTAAACGGAAAGTTAGAAGGTTTGTTGGTAAATTATTACCCAAATGGGAAAGTTACAGAAGAAACCTATTACAAAAATGGATTAAAAAATGGCATTTCAAAAAAATATACAGATGAAGGAAATTTACTTGAAGAAGTAAATTACACAGCTAATAAACCAAACGGAATTGCTAAATTCTACGATTTAAAAGGGAACTTAAAAGAAACCGGAAACTATAAAGCAGGTAAAAGAGAAGGAAGATGGGAGTTTTTTGTTGATGGAGAAGCTGTTTCTAAAAAAGACAAACACAATAGAAAAACACATTCAATTCCAAAACAATAGTTTTTGTTGATTGATATATCAATTCTTTCCATAAAATAATACATTACAAAGTTGTAAATTTGCCGGCTGAGCAAGATTAGAAAAATAGAAACAATTTTTTATTTAATCAATACATTTTTTTGTGTTCTTGTTTAAAAATTTTTAAAATGAAAAGAGTTATTGTAGGTCTTTCAGGAGGCGTAGATAGTAGTGTTACTGCATATTTATTAAAAGAACAAGGTTACGAGGTTATTGGGTTGTTTATGAAAAATTGGCACGATGATTCTGTAACTATTTCAGATGAATGTCCGTGGTTAGAAGATAGCAACGATGCAATGTTAGTTGCAGAAAAATTAGGAATCCCTTTTCAAACAGTAGATTTAAGCGAACAATACAAAGAACGTATTGTAGACTATATGTTTAATGAATACGAAAAAGGACGCACACCAAATCCAGATATACTTTGTAATAGAGAAATAAAATTCGATGTTTTTATGGACATCGCCTTAGATTTAGGTGCAGATTATGTGGCAACTGGTCATTATTGTAGAAAAGGTGAAGAAGAAATTGACGGAAAACCAGTTTATAAGTTATTGGCTGGAAAAGATGGTAATAAAGATCAGTCTTATTTTTTATGTCAATTATCTCAACAACAATTAGCAAAAGCCATGTTTCCTATTGGCGAACTTACAAAGCCAGAAGTTAGAGAAATTGCTAAAAAAGCCGATTTAATTACTGCCGAAAAGAAAGATTCTCAAGGTTTATGTTTTATCGGAAAAGTTAGATTACCCGATTTTTTACAGCAAAAACTACAACCTAAAAATGGTGTAATTGTACAAATTCCTTCAGATTTTGAACAATATACAAAACCAGTTCCGAAGTTTGAAAACAAAGAAGCTGAATTAGCTTATTTTTCAACGAAGTTTTCTTACAAAAAAGAAGCTGGTAAAGTAGTTGGTAAACACAACGGCGCTCATTATTTTACAAAAGGACAACGAAAAGGATTAAATGTAGGAGGAACAAAAGAAGC of the Tenacibaculum todarodis genome contains:
- a CDS encoding group III truncated hemoglobin codes for the protein MELKDIENREDVFLLVSTFYAKIKKDDFIGPIFLKAIPEPEWNPHLEKLTDFWETNLFFAKKYKGNPMKVHQKLDAENNYGITQKHFGKWLELWIVTLDELFYGEKAIKAKNNARNIAFMLFLKMFQHKPKTN
- a CDS encoding toxin-antitoxin system YwqK family antitoxin, coding for MIKIKSLSILSLFFLIFFTAEGFSQKVGDKVNAVDENGKRHGNWKKYYKNGRLRYTGNFKNGKEVGIFMYFDMTNSDQPTIIKIFSENSTIAKVEHQTSKGVLKSMGNMDGRNRVGKWKYFFPSGKVLSEENYVNGKLEGLLVNYYPNGKVTEETYYKNGLKNGISKKYTDEGNLLEEVNYTANKPNGIAKFYDLKGNLKETGNYKAGKREGRWEFFVDGEAVSKKDKHNRKTHSIPKQ
- the mnmA gene encoding tRNA 2-thiouridine(34) synthase MnmA codes for the protein MKRVIVGLSGGVDSSVTAYLLKEQGYEVIGLFMKNWHDDSVTISDECPWLEDSNDAMLVAEKLGIPFQTVDLSEQYKERIVDYMFNEYEKGRTPNPDILCNREIKFDVFMDIALDLGADYVATGHYCRKGEEEIDGKPVYKLLAGKDGNKDQSYFLCQLSQQQLAKAMFPIGELTKPEVREIAKKADLITAEKKDSQGLCFIGKVRLPDFLQQKLQPKNGVIVQIPSDFEQYTKPVPKFENKEAELAYFSTKFSYKKEAGKVVGKHNGAHYFTKGQRKGLNVGGTKEALYVIETDVNENVIYTGEGKKHQGLYRNVLFVSNEELHWVREDLALKTDESMQVEGRIRYRQVLEKATLYKVESGLFVEFENPQSAIQEGQFVAWYKNEELLGSGVIS